The Setaria viridis chromosome 6, Setaria_viridis_v4.0, whole genome shotgun sequence genome contains a region encoding:
- the LOC117861209 gene encoding uncharacterized protein — MQVGPLQIQVTPKDQAPSSNPLLNFRPPPKKQNHWKESPRGPFHHPEPFPFHLIPRRPRHRRRRVGLRIEPPAGAASEMEAGLRLRALGHRYYSCGGFKRGGLAAARGERRRRVGTASCSPAFCSLAASGNGNGAAVGPVGSGAEVACARRMLHVVLVSPLIPGNTGSIARTCAASAVGLHLVGPLGFNVDDTKLKRAGLDYWPYVVVKIHDSWDDFRDYFVKQEGEKRLLAFTKRGTSIHSDFSYKPGDWLVFGSETKGLPQQALEDCSREGLGGGTIRIPMVETYVRCLNLSVSVGIALYEAARQLNYEQLQYQPELPEEAQGLFPAEDIYA; from the exons ATGCAAGTAGGCCCACTTCAGATTCAGGTAACACCAAAAGACCAAGCACCCAGTTCCAATCCGCTTCTCAATTTTAGGCCCCCACCCAAAAAGCAAAACCATTGGAAGGAAAGCCCAAGAGGCCCATTCCATCATCCGGAGCCGTTTCCCTTCCACCTTATCCCTCGgaggccgcgccaccgccggcggcgggtcggATTACGAATCGAGCCACCCGCGGGTGCCGCAAGCGAGATGGAGGCTGGCCTGCGGCTGCGCGCCCTCGGCCACCGCTACTACTCCTGCGGCGGATTCAAACGCGGTGGGCTCGCGGCCGCtcgaggcgagcggcggcgccgcgtggGCACGGCATCCTGCTCCCCTGCTTTCTGCTCCC TTGCTGCGAGTGGAAATGGCAATGGCGCCGCGGTTGGGCCCGTGGGgagcggcgcggaggtggcgtGCGCCAGGAGGATGCTTCACGTCGTGCTGGTTTCGCCGCTG ATCCCAGGAAATACAGGATCCATAGCAAGGACGTGTGCTGCATCTGCAGTAGGCCTGCATCTTGTCGGG CCATTAGGTTTTAACGTAGATGACACAAAATTGAAGCGTGCAGGATTGGATTATTGGCC ATATGTTGTTGTCAAGATCCATGACTCCTGGGATGACTTCCGTGATTATTTCGTGAAGCAG GAAGGAGAAAAAAGGCTGTTGGCATTTACGAAAAGAGGAACAAGCATTCATTCA GATTTCTCATACAAGCCAGGGGACTGGCTAGTCTTTGGTTCTGAAACCAAAGGATTACCTCAACAAGCCCTTGAGGATTGCAGTAGAGAAGGCCTAGGCGGTGGAACCATCCGGATTCCCATGGTGGAAACCTATGTCCGGTGCCTGAATCTCTCTGTCAGCGTTGGGATCGCCCTGTATGAAGCTGCCAGACAGCTGAACTACGAACAGCTCCAGTATCAGCCTGAGCTCCCGGAGGAAGCACAGGGACTATTCCCAGCAGAGGATATTTATGCATGA